One Alcaligenes ammonioxydans DNA segment encodes these proteins:
- a CDS encoding ABC transporter ATP-binding protein, with protein MSAPKQALVQVKDAACWFDVSPPLLERLVYRKPKVNLRAVDGVSFTLNKGETLALVGESGCGKSTVARLLTGLYSLTRGDILFDGQSLQSMDKASQKAMRKRRQMIFQDPYASLNPRWRVGRIIAEPLVTHTDMSPAQQQAKVAELLTQVGLNASDAQRYPHQFSGGQRQRISIARALALQPEFIVCDEPTSALDVSVQAQVLNLMKDLQRELGLTYLFISHNLAVVHHVADRVGVMYLGRIVEIAPRDDLFAQPRHPYTRMLLGAIPDMSGAGKSRIPVAGEVPNPLNPPSGCTFHPRCPLANDRCRREAPALLQTGPQEVACHAVEEGRDQA; from the coding sequence ATGAGCGCCCCAAAACAAGCCCTGGTCCAGGTCAAGGACGCCGCCTGCTGGTTTGATGTGTCCCCGCCCTTGCTGGAACGCCTGGTCTACCGCAAACCCAAAGTCAATCTGCGCGCGGTCGATGGTGTCAGCTTCACCTTGAACAAGGGTGAAACCCTGGCGCTGGTGGGCGAATCGGGCTGCGGCAAATCCACGGTGGCCCGTTTGCTGACGGGCCTGTATTCGCTGACACGCGGCGACATTCTGTTTGATGGTCAGTCCCTGCAATCCATGGACAAGGCCAGCCAGAAAGCCATGCGCAAGCGCCGTCAGATGATTTTTCAGGACCCCTATGCCAGTCTGAATCCACGCTGGCGCGTGGGCCGCATTATTGCCGAGCCGCTGGTTACCCACACGGACATGAGCCCTGCCCAGCAGCAAGCCAAAGTGGCCGAGCTGCTCACCCAGGTAGGCCTGAACGCCAGTGATGCCCAGCGCTATCCGCACCAGTTCTCCGGCGGTCAGCGTCAGCGCATCTCGATTGCCCGTGCTCTGGCTTTGCAGCCCGAGTTCATCGTCTGCGACGAACCGACCTCGGCGCTGGACGTGTCGGTGCAGGCACAGGTCCTGAACCTGATGAAGGATTTGCAGCGCGAGCTGGGGCTGACCTATCTGTTCATCTCGCACAACCTGGCCGTGGTGCACCACGTAGCCGACCGGGTGGGTGTCATGTATTTGGGCCGAATTGTGGAAATTGCGCCACGCGACGACTTGTTCGCACAGCCCCGTCACCCCTACACGCGCATGTTGCTGGGAGCCATTCCCGACATGAGCGGGGCGGGTAAAAGCCGCATTCCGGTAGCGGGCGAAGTCCCCAACCCGCTAAACCCACCTTCGGGCTGTACATTTCACCCGCGCTGCCCGCTGGCCAATGATCGCTGTCGCCGCGAAGCCCCGGCCTTGCTGCAAACCGGGCCGCAGGAAGTGGCTTGTCATGCCGTAGAAGAAGGGCGCGATCAGGCTTGA
- a CDS encoding ABC transporter ATP-binding protein, with protein MTALLTVQDLCVEFPTRRGVLQALDHVSFSIAPGEVLGVVGESGAGKSLTGSSIIGLLDAPGRISGGQILLEGERIDNLNQDQMRKIRGRKIGAIFQDPLTSLNPLYTVGHQLAETIVTHLPLSWKQARERAIELLEATGIPAARERIDHYPHQFSGGMRPRVVIALALAAEPKLIVADEPTTALDVSIQAQIIDLLKTLCRSQGTSVMLITHDMGVIAETADRVAVMYAGRIIEVGPVQDVIQQPSHPYTRGLMRSIPNLHGGLERLEQIPGSMPRLNAIPPGCAFNPRCDRRFDRCLVERPELMPVPPQTQAACWLHAQESA; from the coding sequence ATGACTGCACTCTTAACTGTCCAAGACCTGTGTGTCGAATTTCCGACCCGGCGCGGCGTGCTCCAAGCCCTGGATCATGTGTCCTTTTCCATCGCTCCCGGCGAGGTGCTGGGCGTGGTGGGCGAGTCCGGCGCCGGCAAATCCCTGACGGGTTCCTCCATTATTGGTTTGCTCGATGCCCCCGGTCGCATCAGCGGTGGCCAGATCCTGCTGGAAGGCGAGCGCATCGACAATCTGAATCAGGACCAGATGCGCAAGATTCGTGGCCGCAAGATTGGCGCGATTTTCCAGGACCCGCTCACGTCGCTGAACCCGCTCTATACCGTAGGCCATCAGTTAGCCGAGACCATCGTCACGCACCTGCCCCTGTCCTGGAAACAGGCACGGGAGCGCGCCATCGAATTGCTGGAAGCCACCGGCATCCCGGCCGCGCGTGAGCGTATCGACCACTATCCGCACCAGTTCTCCGGCGGCATGCGCCCACGGGTGGTGATTGCGCTGGCCCTGGCGGCCGAGCCCAAGCTGATCGTGGCCGACGAACCTACCACCGCCCTGGACGTGTCCATTCAGGCGCAGATTATCGACCTGCTCAAAACACTCTGTCGCTCGCAAGGCACCTCGGTCATGCTGATTACCCACGATATGGGGGTGATTGCCGAAACTGCCGACCGCGTGGCGGTGATGTACGCCGGTCGCATCATCGAAGTGGGCCCGGTGCAAGATGTCATTCAACAGCCCAGCCACCCCTATACCCGTGGTCTGATGCGTTCCATCCCCAATCTGCACGGTGGGCTGGAACGTCTGGAACAAATCCCCGGCAGCATGCCGCGGCTAAATGCCATTCCGCCCGGCTGTGCGTTCAATCCACGCTGCGACCGACGTTTTGATCGCTGCCTGGTCGAACGCCCCGAGCTGATGCCCGTTCCCCCTCAGACACAGGCAGCCTGCTGGCTGCATGCACAGGAGTCCGCATGA
- a CDS encoding ABC transporter permease, which translates to MFAKLKNAWDSDLVWSWRHSPVAIAATIMALLLFIGALGARWVAPYDPFDLTSIDLMDALLAPAWSENGSPQYWLGTDSQGRDLFSALLYGTRTSLLIGLASVALSMIVGIVLGLLAGYSGGRVDAFIMRVADVQLSFPAILIALLIDGVARAVFPLSMHDVVAFPVLIGAIALAGWPQYARTVRGSTLVEKNREYVQAARVIGVSSPRIMFSHVLPNVMGPVLVLATVHLATAIITEATLSFLGVGVPATSPSLGTLIRIGNDFLFSGEWWITIFPGLMLVLLVLSVNLLGDWLRDALNPKLS; encoded by the coding sequence ATGTTCGCTAAATTGAAAAATGCCTGGGATAGCGATCTGGTCTGGTCCTGGCGTCACTCCCCCGTGGCCATTGCGGCCACCATCATGGCCCTGCTGCTGTTTATCGGCGCACTGGGTGCCCGCTGGGTGGCTCCTTACGACCCATTCGATCTGACCTCCATCGACCTCATGGATGCCTTGCTGGCCCCGGCCTGGTCGGAAAACGGCTCCCCCCAATACTGGTTGGGGACCGACAGCCAGGGCCGCGATCTGTTTTCGGCGCTGCTGTACGGGACGCGTACCTCCTTGCTGATCGGACTGGCCTCGGTGGCCCTGTCCATGATCGTGGGCATCGTGCTGGGGCTTCTGGCCGGTTACTCCGGTGGCCGTGTCGATGCCTTCATCATGCGGGTGGCCGATGTACAGCTGTCTTTCCCGGCCATCCTGATTGCCTTGCTGATCGACGGCGTGGCCCGTGCCGTCTTCCCCTTGAGCATGCACGATGTTGTGGCCTTTCCTGTGCTGATCGGGGCCATCGCGCTGGCCGGCTGGCCACAATATGCCCGTACCGTGCGCGGTTCCACGCTGGTGGAAAAGAACCGTGAATACGTGCAGGCTGCTCGTGTCATTGGCGTGTCCTCGCCACGCATCATGTTCAGCCATGTACTGCCCAACGTCATGGGTCCGGTTCTGGTCCTGGCTACCGTGCATCTGGCCACCGCCATCATTACCGAGGCCACCCTGTCCTTTCTGGGCGTGGGCGTTCCAGCCACCTCGCCGTCGCTGGGCACCCTGATCCGCATCGGTAACGACTTCCTGTTCTCGGGCGAATGGTGGATCACGATCTTCCCCGGCCTGATGCTGGTACTGCTGGTGCTGTCGGTCAACCTCCTGGGCGACTGGTTGCGTGACGCCCTGAACCCCAAATTGAGCTGA
- a CDS encoding ABC transporter permease yields the protein MLVFIIRRLIQAVLVMLTVSLLAFVLFRYIGDPVTIMLGQDATEQDRVELRASLGLDQPAPVQFARFVSQAVQGEFGLSLRQAQPVSTLLKDRLPATVELSVVAAILALLIGLPLGVYTALKRNGFMAQSILAFSLLGISLPTFLIGILLILIFSVQLGWLPSYGRGEVLKFGWWSTGLLSWDGIKHLILPAITLCLFQLTLILRLVRSEMLEVLRADYIKFARARGLSQRAIHFGHALKNTMVPVITITGLQLGGIIAFAIVTETVFQWPGMGLLFIQAVQFADIPVMAAYLCLIALVFVVINLLVDLLYFLVDPRLRTQLSGAKGH from the coding sequence ATGCTGGTATTTATTATTCGCCGTCTCATCCAGGCTGTTCTGGTGATGCTGACGGTCAGCCTTCTGGCTTTTGTGCTGTTCCGCTACATTGGTGACCCGGTCACCATCATGCTCGGACAGGACGCCACCGAACAAGATCGCGTGGAACTGCGTGCCAGCCTGGGGCTGGACCAACCCGCCCCCGTGCAATTCGCCCGCTTTGTCTCCCAGGCCGTACAAGGCGAATTTGGTCTGTCCCTGCGGCAAGCCCAACCTGTTTCCACGCTACTGAAAGACCGCCTGCCTGCCACGGTAGAGCTGTCCGTGGTGGCCGCCATACTGGCCCTGCTCATTGGCCTGCCACTGGGCGTCTACACCGCCTTGAAGCGCAATGGGTTCATGGCACAGAGCATTCTGGCCTTTTCCCTGCTGGGGATCTCTCTGCCCACCTTCCTGATCGGTATCTTGCTGATCCTGATCTTCTCGGTACAGCTGGGCTGGCTGCCCAGCTATGGCCGCGGGGAAGTTCTGAAGTTTGGCTGGTGGAGTACCGGCCTGCTTAGCTGGGACGGGATCAAGCATTTAATCCTGCCCGCCATCACGCTCTGTTTGTTCCAGCTCACCTTGATCCTGCGTCTGGTGCGCTCGGAGATGCTGGAAGTGCTGCGCGCCGACTACATTAAATTTGCTCGTGCCCGTGGCTTGTCACAACGCGCCATCCACTTTGGTCACGCCCTGAAAAACACCATGGTGCCGGTCATCACCATTACGGGTCTGCAACTGGGCGGCATTATCGCTTTTGCCATCGTGACAGAAACCGTTTTCCAATGGCCAGGCATGGGTCTGCTGTTTATCCAGGCCGTGCAGTTTGCCGACATCCCCGTGATGGCCGCCTACCTCTGTCTGATTGCCCTGGTATTTGTGGTGATCAACCTGCTGGTGGACTTGCTGTATTTCCTGGTCGATCCACGTCTGCGCACCCAATTGTCGGGCGCCAAGGGGCATTAA
- a CDS encoding ABC transporter substrate-binding protein: protein MKKTVLAAALAALVSLPLVGHSKTLTWSSQGDFMTLDPHAQNENLTITGSMYVYEPLVDYDKDFQIVPSLATAWEQREPTVWRFTLREGVKFHNGEPFTADDVVFSIQRAMAPTSNFKAYVNGIVKAEKVDDKTVDIITAAPNPVLLRQLTSVFMMNKDWAEKNKVTQPQDFNKNEETFSARNTNGTGPYKLKSREVDVRTVFVENEEWWNKGNKVGNITEVVYVPIKQNATRTAALLSGEVDLVLDPPAQDLQRLRQQSKIVEGNEYRTIYLGLDQKSPELKYSSIKGKNPFADQRVREALYVAIDIEAIKKAVMRGSSAPTGTMVAPQVHGYTKELAQRLPYSQDRAKELLKEAGYDNSLTFTLDCPNDRYINDEAICQAIVGMWAKVGVKANLNAMPRATYFPKVQSYDSSAYMFGWGVPTFDALYTLQSLMHSKGEGADGSFNFGNYENAEVDALIDQIKTETDVAKRDAAIHKVLEIHAKEVGHIPLHDQIIPWAMAKKVNVIHRADNRLLAQWTTID, encoded by the coding sequence ATGAAAAAAACAGTATTGGCTGCTGCGCTGGCAGCTCTGGTCTCCCTGCCCCTGGTAGGCCACAGCAAGACGCTTACCTGGTCCAGCCAGGGTGACTTCATGACCCTGGACCCCCATGCTCAGAACGAAAACCTCACCATCACGGGCAGCATGTATGTCTATGAGCCCCTGGTGGACTACGACAAAGACTTCCAGATCGTGCCCAGCCTGGCTACCGCCTGGGAGCAGCGTGAACCCACCGTCTGGCGCTTTACCTTGCGCGAGGGTGTGAAGTTCCACAATGGCGAACCTTTTACGGCTGACGACGTGGTGTTTTCCATCCAGCGCGCCATGGCGCCAACGTCCAACTTCAAGGCCTACGTCAACGGTATCGTCAAAGCAGAAAAGGTGGACGACAAGACGGTGGATATCATCACCGCCGCCCCCAACCCCGTACTGCTGCGCCAGTTGACCAGCGTGTTCATGATGAACAAGGACTGGGCTGAAAAGAACAAGGTCACCCAGCCCCAGGACTTCAACAAGAACGAAGAAACCTTTTCGGCTCGCAACACCAACGGTACTGGTCCTTACAAGCTGAAGTCGCGTGAAGTGGACGTGCGCACCGTCTTTGTCGAAAACGAAGAATGGTGGAACAAGGGCAACAAGGTAGGCAACATCACCGAAGTGGTCTATGTGCCGATCAAGCAGAACGCCACCCGCACCGCCGCCTTGCTGTCCGGCGAAGTGGACCTGGTTCTGGACCCACCGGCACAGGATTTGCAACGCCTGCGCCAACAGTCCAAGATTGTGGAAGGCAACGAATACCGCACCATCTACCTGGGTCTGGATCAAAAGAGCCCCGAGCTGAAATACAGCAGCATCAAGGGCAAGAACCCGTTTGCCGACCAGCGTGTCCGTGAAGCCCTGTATGTGGCCATCGACATTGAAGCCATCAAGAAAGCCGTGATGCGCGGTTCCTCCGCCCCCACCGGCACCATGGTGGCCCCTCAGGTTCACGGCTACACCAAAGAGCTGGCCCAGCGCCTGCCTTACAGCCAGGATCGCGCCAAGGAGCTGCTGAAAGAAGCCGGTTACGACAATTCCCTGACCTTTACCCTGGATTGCCCGAACGATCGCTACATCAACGATGAAGCCATCTGCCAGGCCATCGTGGGCATGTGGGCCAAGGTCGGCGTGAAAGCCAACCTGAACGCCATGCCACGCGCCACCTACTTCCCCAAAGTTCAGAGCTACGACAGCAGCGCCTACATGTTTGGCTGGGGCGTGCCGACCTTTGATGCGCTCTACACCCTGCAAAGCCTGATGCACAGCAAGGGCGAGGGCGCTGACGGCTCCTTTAACTTCGGTAACTACGAAAACGCCGAAGTGGACGCCTTGATTGATCAGATCAAGACCGAAACCGACGTGGCCAAACGCGATGCTGCCATCCACAAGGTTCTGGAAATCCATGCCAAGGAAGTGGGCCACATCCCCTTGCATGACCAGATCATTCCCTGGGCCATGGCCAAGAAGGTCAACGTGATCCACCGTGCGGACAACCGCCTGCTGGCTCAATGGACCACTATCGACTAA
- the dinB gene encoding DNA polymerase IV, whose product MTGQEETPLERRIAHVDMDAFYASVELLRYPHLRGRPVVIGGRSADAPRQLPDGSWQHARLADYVGRGVATTSTYEARQLGVFSAMGLMKAAQLAPDAILLPADFQAYRHYSRLFKQAVATVSDHIEDRGIDEIYVDLSHKTEDSHALAEQIRQAVNQATGLTCSVGITPNKLLSKIASELNKPNGACVLTMDDVPTRIWPLAVGKINGIGPKSVLKLTELGIGQIGELAATPAEKLQEHFGLRYAQWLMAVAHGQDDRPLTTDRTPKSISRETTFERDLHVRMDRSRLSSVLESLCEKLEQDLRKSAMCAQTIGIKLKFEDFKIVTRDLSLPTPVLAADAILAAARQNLKRAVLDRRLRLLGVKASALLPISEMPQEQPRQLDLDGLF is encoded by the coding sequence GTGACGGGACAAGAAGAAACCCCTCTGGAGCGACGCATCGCTCATGTGGATATGGATGCGTTTTATGCCTCGGTAGAGCTGCTGCGCTACCCGCATTTGCGTGGCCGCCCCGTGGTGATCGGCGGGCGCAGTGCTGATGCGCCGCGTCAGTTGCCTGACGGCAGCTGGCAACATGCCCGTCTGGCCGATTACGTGGGGCGCGGGGTGGCCACGACTTCTACCTATGAAGCACGCCAGTTGGGCGTGTTCTCGGCCATGGGTTTAATGAAGGCGGCTCAACTGGCTCCCGACGCCATCTTGCTGCCTGCGGATTTTCAAGCCTATCGCCATTATTCGCGTCTGTTTAAACAGGCCGTGGCCACGGTCTCGGACCATATCGAGGACCGGGGCATCGACGAGATCTATGTAGACCTCAGTCATAAGACCGAAGACAGCCACGCACTGGCCGAGCAGATCCGCCAAGCGGTGAACCAGGCCACGGGCCTGACCTGCTCCGTGGGCATTACTCCCAACAAGCTGCTCTCCAAGATTGCCTCGGAGCTGAACAAGCCCAATGGGGCCTGCGTGCTGACCATGGACGATGTGCCTACCCGCATCTGGCCGCTGGCGGTGGGCAAGATCAATGGGATTGGCCCCAAGTCGGTACTCAAGCTGACAGAGCTGGGCATTGGGCAGATTGGAGAGCTGGCGGCCACCCCGGCGGAGAAGCTGCAGGAGCATTTTGGCCTGCGGTATGCACAGTGGCTGATGGCCGTGGCCCACGGCCAGGACGACCGTCCCCTGACGACGGATCGCACCCCCAAGTCCATCAGCCGTGAAACCACGTTTGAGCGTGATCTGCACGTGCGCATGGATCGCTCCCGCCTGTCCTCGGTGCTGGAGTCCTTGTGTGAAAAGCTGGAGCAGGATCTGCGCAAATCTGCCATGTGCGCCCAAACCATAGGCATCAAGCTGAAGTTCGAGGACTTCAAAATCGTGACGCGCGACCTGTCCCTGCCCACTCCGGTGCTGGCGGCCGATGCCATTCTGGCCGCCGCCCGCCAGAATTTGAAACGCGCTGTGCTGGACAGACGTTTGCGTTTGCTGGGTGTGAAAGCCAGCGCTTTGCTGCCTATCAGTGAAATGCCGCAGGAGCAGCCTCGGCAACTGGATCTGGACGGTTTGTTTTAG
- a CDS encoding acetylornithine transaminase: MEFDRAGVRALMEITQRPELVFVRGEGSWLQDHNGKRYLDTVQGWAVNALGHSPANVIKAITEQASKLINPSPAFYNEPSIELAKRIVEHSCFDRVFFANSGGEANEGAIKLARKWGQINKNNAYKIISFEHSFHGRTLATMSLSGKPGWDRMFAPQVEGFPKARLNDLESVRALIDDQTVGIMLEPVQGEAGVIPATVEFMKGLRALADEHKLLLIVDEVQTGMGRTGTLFAYEHSGVRPDIMTLGKGIGGGVPLSALCAREEVSCFQPGDQGGTYNGNPLMTAAGVAVFDELTAPGFLESVNARAKQLSEGLLAISAKWGMNGERGEGLLRALILDQDDGPEIVAAARDRAPEGMLLNSPRPNLLRFMPALNITADEIDLMLAWLDEILVKVRG, from the coding sequence ATGGAATTCGATCGGGCCGGTGTACGTGCATTAATGGAAATTACCCAGCGTCCGGAGTTGGTCTTTGTGCGAGGAGAAGGTTCCTGGCTGCAAGATCACAACGGCAAGCGATACCTGGATACGGTCCAGGGCTGGGCCGTGAACGCGCTGGGCCACAGCCCTGCCAACGTGATCAAGGCGATCACCGAACAAGCGTCCAAATTGATCAATCCTTCGCCTGCGTTCTACAACGAGCCCTCTATTGAGCTGGCCAAACGCATCGTGGAGCACTCCTGCTTTGACCGCGTGTTCTTTGCCAACAGCGGTGGTGAAGCCAACGAGGGTGCCATCAAGCTGGCGCGCAAATGGGGTCAGATCAACAAGAACAACGCTTACAAGATCATTTCTTTTGAGCACTCCTTCCATGGCCGTACCCTGGCTACCATGTCCCTGTCCGGCAAACCCGGTTGGGATCGCATGTTTGCTCCTCAGGTTGAAGGCTTTCCGAAAGCCAGGCTGAACGATCTGGAATCCGTGCGCGCGCTGATCGACGATCAAACCGTGGGCATCATGCTCGAACCCGTGCAGGGCGAGGCCGGTGTCATTCCCGCTACCGTGGAATTCATGAAGGGTCTGCGCGCCTTGGCCGACGAGCACAAGCTGCTGCTGATCGTGGACGAAGTGCAAACCGGCATGGGCCGCACCGGTACCCTGTTTGCCTACGAGCACTCGGGCGTCCGTCCGGACATCATGACGCTGGGTAAAGGCATTGGTGGTGGCGTGCCGCTGTCGGCACTGTGCGCCCGCGAAGAAGTGTCCTGCTTCCAGCCTGGTGACCAGGGCGGCACCTACAATGGCAACCCCTTGATGACCGCGGCTGGCGTGGCTGTGTTCGACGAATTGACGGCTCCCGGCTTTCTGGAGTCGGTCAATGCCCGCGCCAAGCAGTTGTCCGAAGGCTTGCTGGCCATCAGCGCCAAGTGGGGCATGAACGGCGAGCGTGGCGAAGGCTTGCTGCGTGCCCTGATCCTGGATCAGGACGACGGCCCGGAAATTGTGGCCGCTGCCCGCGACCGCGCTCCAGAAGGCATGCTGCTGAATTCGCCACGTCCGAACCTGCTGCGTTTCATGCCAGCGCTGAACATCACAGCCGACGAAATCGACCTGATGCTGGCCTGGCTGGACGAAATCCTGGTCAAGGTTCGCGGCTAA
- a CDS encoding helix-turn-helix domain-containing protein has protein sequence MNVRTNIQIINGPDGNPAFVVIPYQDYIASQAQDGGLIPHAVVSSTIDGATPVRAWREHLGLTQAELAARLGISQSAYAQQESSERLRKSSLERIAAALGITTEQLDF, from the coding sequence ATGAACGTACGTACTAACATTCAGATCATCAATGGCCCGGACGGCAATCCCGCTTTTGTCGTGATTCCCTACCAGGACTACATCGCCAGCCAGGCCCAGGACGGCGGGCTAATCCCCCACGCCGTCGTCAGCAGCACGATCGACGGTGCAACGCCGGTTCGGGCATGGCGTGAACACCTTGGGCTGACACAGGCAGAGCTGGCCGCTCGCCTGGGTATCAGCCAATCTGCCTATGCTCAGCAAGAGAGCAGCGAGCGGCTACGCAAAAGCAGCCTGGAGCGCATTGCCGCCGCGCTTGGGATTACAACTGAGCAACTCGACTTCTAA
- a CDS encoding type II toxin-antitoxin system RelE family toxin, which yields MNSIFWTPKAAKQLRKIDRQHQGAIRDGVGNLADMPNCSGSQNIKALTNHPYGYRLRIGNYRVLFDWDAEIRIIDIQEVRKRDERTY from the coding sequence ATGAACTCGATATTCTGGACACCCAAAGCCGCCAAACAACTGCGCAAGATCGACAGGCAACACCAAGGCGCTATCCGCGACGGTGTCGGCAACTTGGCTGATATGCCCAATTGCTCCGGATCGCAAAACATCAAAGCGCTGACGAATCACCCGTATGGCTATCGCCTGCGCATCGGAAACTATCGCGTCCTGTTTGATTGGGACGCAGAAATAAGAATTATCGACATCCAGGAAGTGAGAAAGCGCGATGAACGTACGTACTAA
- a CDS encoding MetQ/NlpA family ABC transporter substrate-binding protein, with the protein MLQHLSKLIVASALVLAVSPAIAADSLRIGVVPGAYADSINAAAQDAKAQGINVEVIEFTDWTTPNVAVDNGDIDINYFQHQPFLKNAIEKNGYKLASAGTGILANVGLYSLKHQAVEQVPQGGKVGIANDPVNQGRGLLLLQKVGLITLKPEVGYLGSLNDIVENPKKLSFVEVEGPQLVRITGDVDIAQGYPHFIVAAKAFDPSSGLAYSGIEDAQFAIQFVVKADRTRDPVIQKFISIYQNAQSVRDVSRAAFNNDERLYTLAWLNKQEGAK; encoded by the coding sequence ATGCTCCAGCATCTGTCCAAACTCATCGTAGCTAGTGCCCTTGTGCTGGCTGTTTCTCCGGCCATCGCCGCCGACTCCTTACGCATTGGCGTGGTACCCGGTGCCTATGCCGATTCCATCAATGCGGCGGCTCAGGATGCCAAGGCCCAAGGCATCAATGTCGAGGTGATTGAGTTCACCGACTGGACCACGCCCAATGTGGCAGTGGATAACGGCGATATTGATATTAACTATTTCCAGCACCAGCCTTTTCTGAAAAACGCCATTGAGAAAAACGGCTACAAGCTGGCCAGCGCGGGCACGGGCATTCTGGCCAATGTGGGGCTGTATTCGCTCAAGCATCAGGCGGTAGAACAGGTTCCCCAAGGCGGCAAGGTAGGCATCGCCAACGATCCCGTGAACCAGGGCCGTGGCCTGCTATTGCTGCAGAAGGTCGGGCTGATCACGCTCAAACCGGAGGTCGGTTACCTGGGCAGTCTGAATGACATTGTCGAGAACCCCAAAAAGCTCAGCTTTGTGGAAGTGGAAGGCCCGCAACTGGTGCGTATTACGGGGGATGTGGACATTGCCCAGGGCTATCCGCATTTTATCGTGGCGGCCAAGGCCTTTGATCCTTCCAGTGGGCTGGCCTACTCGGGTATTGAAGATGCGCAGTTTGCGATCCAGTTCGTGGTGAAAGCAGACCGTACTCGCGACCCCGTCATTCAAAAGTTCATTTCCATCTATCAAAACGCCCAGTCCGTGCGTGATGTGTCGCGAGCCGCGTTCAATAACGACGAACGACTCTACACCCTGGCCTGGTTGAACAAGCAAGAAGGAGCGAAGTAA
- a CDS encoding MetQ/NlpA family ABC transporter substrate-binding protein yields the protein MTAIFSARLPRWALGMVLAAVLPWNSVAAVIKVGSIPGATSDAVQALIPEGKKQGLDIQLVEFTDWTLPNEAVNNRDIDVNFFQHEAFLNNAIKERGYDLELIGLGLLQNIGLYSNKYQSLDQVPKGATVSLPNDPVNQGRGLLLLQKAGLITLRHGLDTGATVNDVVDNPKQLKLVEIEGPQLIHSLPDVDLAVVWPSYFVSAGRKADAGKALVYSGIADTFYAMGFVTRKDRVNDPALKQFVELFQQSQAVRNTIADRFDHNPNLYTLPWQGGSAASK from the coding sequence ATGACTGCGATTTTTTCTGCTCGCCTGCCGCGCTGGGCGCTGGGCATGGTGTTGGCTGCCGTCCTTCCTTGGAACAGTGTTGCAGCGGTAATCAAAGTGGGCTCCATTCCCGGTGCAACCTCGGATGCGGTGCAAGCGCTGATCCCGGAAGGCAAAAAGCAGGGTCTGGATATTCAGTTGGTGGAATTTACGGATTGGACGCTGCCCAACGAGGCCGTCAACAACCGCGATATTGATGTGAATTTCTTCCAGCACGAAGCCTTTTTGAACAATGCCATCAAAGAGCGTGGCTACGACCTGGAATTGATTGGTCTGGGCTTGCTGCAAAACATTGGCCTGTACTCGAACAAGTATCAGTCTCTGGACCAGGTTCCCAAGGGCGCAACCGTGTCCTTGCCGAATGATCCGGTCAATCAGGGCCGTGGCCTGTTGCTGCTGCAAAAAGCGGGCCTGATTACCTTGCGCCATGGTCTGGATACCGGGGCTACGGTCAATGATGTGGTGGACAACCCCAAGCAGCTCAAGCTGGTGGAAATTGAAGGCCCGCAACTGATTCATTCCCTGCCGGATGTGGATCTGGCCGTCGTCTGGCCCAGCTATTTCGTCAGCGCTGGCCGCAAGGCGGATGCGGGCAAGGCCCTGGTCTATTCCGGCATTGCCGACACCTTTTATGCAATGGGTTTTGTTACGCGCAAAGATCGCGTCAACGACCCTGCCCTGAAACAGTTCGTGGAGCTGTTCCAGCAGTCGCAAGCGGTACGCAACACGATTGCAGACCGTTTTGATCACAACCCCAATCTGTACACCTTGCCCTGGCAAGGTGGCAGCGCAGCGAGCAAGTGA